CCAGCGCGCACAACAGCAGGAAAAACGAAAACGGCAGGAAGAGGCGAGAGCAGATCGCCAGCAGACCAGAGCCCGCAAGCTGGCACTGAAAACCCGTAACGACTGGAAACGCGAAGCTCAGGCAGCTTTTAATCGTTATGTTCGACTGCGCGATGCAGGACAGCCCTGCATCAGTTGCGGTGCTCTGCCGGCGCCGAAATTCGGCGGGACAATGGACTGCGGGCATTATCATACGCGCGGCGCGCGCCCGTGGCTGGCGTTCAATCTGCACAATACGGCTGCGCAATGTGTCCGGTGTAATCGTGACAAAGCCGGAGCACAAAAAGCCTTTGAACAGGGACTGATTGATCGCATCGGCCCCGATAAGGTTGAAGCCCTGAACTGCAACAACACGCCACGAAAATTCGACATCGAATATTTCAAACGCATCAAATCCATTTTCACCCGCAAGGTCCGATCGCTTGAGCGGCGGCGCGCCTGTCATCAGGAGGCAGCTTGAGAACTGTTCAGGATAAATCATGGCAAACGTTGGCATGCGCTCCGCGGCGTTCGTATCTGGGAAAATATCGACGACTTACTCCATCACAAGATCGGTGGGTGCGCTCACTGCTAAATCACTGGGGATCATTTTATGGTGGTAGCGGTACAGAGCATCTTTCTGGCGGCGGTATGTGGCCGCAATTAATGACTGGCTGGAGTTGTGAGCAACAGGAAAAAATAACGACTGTATTAGCTGGTCTACGTGAAATCGGGTATCAGGGAGATACTTTGCTTATTATGGCTAAAAAAATTCTTTGGCCTAAAAGAACGCTGGGGGATCTGATTGGTAATGCTGGTGACGAAGAGGACGCGGCATTCATGGAACGAATTATTCTCCAGTCATTTAGCAAAGACAGCCCGGTCTATGAGATTGGCCGTGATTACTACACTTGGAATAAATCTATTGCTGCTATGGCTCGCTGGCTGAACTACAAGTACGCCCCATTTCTGACAGAAAAGCAGTGTGCTGATCGAGTTCGCTGGTGCATAGAATTGTTCAATTCTGCCGTCTATTTCACTCTATTTGACGAATTATGCAGGGAAGATGCAGAAATTAGCGAAAAATAGTTGCAAACAAGTTTTTAAATTGCATAATTGTAGTACGCTTTAGCGAAGCTGTATCAAGAAGCGACAGAATTTCAGAAACCCGCCATCGGTGTGGGCTTTCCATCAAAAGCGCTGGACGTGCTTAAACTCAAAAGAGGGTTTAGCATGTCTGCCAATTTTAAATCTCAAGCTGAAAAATTCATCAAACTGAAATCCATTGAGCCGTTTAACCATCTTTATTTCGATATTGCGGATGTCGTGATTCTTGAAGTTGGCAGCGATGGTAGTGTTTATGTAGAACTCAATGGCATGTTTCGAAGATGGTATAACGCTGATTTTGTCAAATCGTTTCCCGCAACAAAATCTCAAGCAAAGGAATCGAAAGGCCACTGGATGCCTTATAGGATGAGAGAAATGTTATAGTGGGCCGCCGCACGACAGCCCACAACCTTTATCCTCTGGCTATCTCTTTTCTGGCTAACTCAGATAGAAATGCCGAACGGTTTTTATAATGCCCGTTTTGCTCAATGTAGCGGTCAATCGCAGTAATGAGATTACCGGGCATAGTGAGATTGAACTTAACGGCTTTGGTTTCGTATTTCGTCGGATCGATTTCGACCAACGCCATGAAGCCGTTATCTGCTGTTAGACGTTCATCACCGATATAATCAGCCGGATCGAGTGGGGCGGGAACATGCCCGCCTTGTTCTGTTAATACTTCCATGTGTTGGCCGAACGCTGTCTCAGCATCACGTATGGCACCTTCCAGCGTGTCGCCTGCAAAGAAGCAGCCGTCAACGTCTGGAAAGTAGCCGTCATACGCGCCGCTGTCAGTTTTAAAGATAAAGAGCGGATAAATCATTTTCACCTCACAAAGTTTAGATGATGCGCGTTGCAGAGAGGGGCGGCTTTCGCCGCTCCCTGTTATAACAATTTGAGACCTGATATCTCTTGAGCCTGTCGGATAACCCCTTTTGAAGAATCCTTTCTGGGGTGGGGTATGGTGATAATCTTCCTTACTCCCGGTTTACTCAGCGTTACATGACTTCCTGTTTGTCGCTGCTTAACCCATCCGTCAGCCTCTAACCGTTTAATTAACTCCGCACTTTGCATCAATCCTCCATCTCGTTAACATGTGGGTATAATACCCACCAAGAATGATGATGTCAATACATTTGTGGGTGTAACACCTACGATTATTGTCAATGCGTTTACCCAAATCACTATGCGTTAAGTAACTCCACGCATAAGACAATTATCAAGGCTCGCTTCAGCGGGCCTTTTCTTTTCCTGTAAATCACACACAGCGCCCCGTAAAACGGAGGTGAGGTCATGAGACGAATGAGCACGATATACAGCAGATTATCGTACGGAACAGGTGCTGGGTTAACTGGTGCTGGCGTGTCAGAAAAGACGTATTCCGCCGCAACCAGCCCAAGCGGTTCTTGGTTGATAGTTGAAACAATTTCCGGATTAACACTCAGCGATTGGGCAATCATCGTCGGCATCATCTGTACCGCGGGGACGTTTGCTGTCAACTGGTATTACCGACGCAAGGAATTTCAGTTGAAATCAGGTGATGTCTGATGAATAAACGTAAAATTGCCGCCGGTGTCGTTTGCTCTGTAGCTATCGCCATTTCTACGGTTTTGTCATGGGGTAACGTCCGCACAGATAGGGATGGGCTTGAATTGATTGGTAACGCGGAGCAATGCCGCCGCGATCCGTATATTTGTCCAACTGGGATTGCAACTGATGGGCTGGGGAATACGCACAACGTTTATGCAGGGAAAACGGACGAACAGATAGCGCGTGATTGGGAGCGAAACATTCTGGAAGCCGAATCCTGCGTTAATCGGTACGCCAACGGAAAAAAGCTACCGGATGGTGCATTCAGCGCAGCGGTGAGTATCGCTTTTAATGCTGGCTGCCCGACGATGCAGAAATCGACGATGTTCCAGCTATTCCGGGCAGGAAATATTCCGGCCGCGTGCGAACAGTTCCCGCGCTGGGTATACGGCGGTGGAAAGAAACTACCGGGGCTGGTTATTCGGCGAGATAAGGAGCGGGCGTTATGCCTGTCATGAACATTATCCCGATCACGTTCCGGGATGCCTGTCAGTTCGTCGCCGAGTTACATCGACACAACAAACCGCCGCGGGGCCATAAATTCAGCATCGGGTTGCAGGATGATACGGGATCGTTGGTTGGCGTAGTGATGGCCGGGCGCCCGATAGCGCGGCATCTCGACGACGGGCTAACTCTTGAGGTAAACCGGACCTGCACGGACGGCACACAGAACGCCAATTCTATGCTGTATGGCGCAGTGCGTCGGGCAGCGTGGGGAATGGGATACCGGCGAATCATCACGTACACTCAAGCTGATGAGTCGGGGGTATCGCTTCGCGCAGCTGGTTTTGTGCTGATTAAAACGCTTCCGCCCCGCGGGAGTTGGGCTGAATCCAGCGTGAAGATGCGAGAAAAGCGCGATCTTGTCGGCAGTGGCGGGGTAGAGCGTCGATTGTGGGAGGTCAGAAGGGCATGTCTATCCTACCAAGCTGGAAAATAACAGCTCTGGCGCTGGTGTCTGGTATCGCTATCGGTGGCGCATTTTGCTGGTGGATCACATCAACGAGCTATGACGCCGATATAGCCGTATTGAAAAGCCAGCAAGCCGAACAGTTGAAAGTTATATCTGATCAAGCCACGGCAGACAGTGAAGCCGCTCGACAACGCGAACACGGTTTCCAACAGCAAATAGCGACACTCGACGCCGAACGAACAAAGGAACGGGAAAATGCGAAACGTGAAGCTGACCGTCTACGTGCTGATATTGTCAGCGGCCAGCGCAGGGTGCAGTTCGCCAGTGCCGCCCTTGCAACCTGTGAGCAATCAGCGGGAGCAGTACGCAGCGCCAGCGGCTTGGGTAATGCAGCCGCCGTCCAACTCTCTGCAACTGCTGGACGAAACATTCTCGATATCCGAACAGGAATAAATGACGACCAGGCTAAGCTGCTTTACCTGCATGAGTACATCAGGGCGCTACAGGCTCAGGGCGCAGTGGCGAAATAGAGAATTATTGTAATCAAAGATTGCTGTTCAAGATCCCGTTGGTTTTATTGAAGATGTCATGTAACTTTCGAATAATTACGTTGGATTTCTCTGCATCTTCATTGTAATCAATGGGAAGAACATTTGCCGTCATGGCTATATTATTCCGGTTTTGAATCAAACCAACCTCTACGTTGTCTTTTTTAAGCCACCACTGGATGTGATTGGATGGAGAATGCTCAAGTTTCCATCCATCGAGGAGTTCCTGAGTTTCACAATAGGCCAGAACATCAAAAATGTTCTTATCCGCATCGCAATCAATGTGTGCACAAATTAGGTCGTCAGTCCAATCACTCATAATCAGTACCTCGTCATGTAAAGTTATTAGGCTTTATCGGCAATAAACTTAAAAACTTAATAGAGAGACCATCATGGCAAAACCGGACTGGGGCGAGCTTCAGCAACGGTTCCTGTCCGATCATGCCCAAACGACATTAATAGCAGGCATTCACTGAGTGCCTGTGATAATGCGGTTTATTCCCACATGTGAGGAAAACTTACTGATATATTGCATTACAGCGTTTCCGTATGTTTTAATTACCTTAAAAGAATTCATACTCATGCCTAGTTGGGATGAGATTATGTACAGGCGTGTGCGGCTTCTTCCTTAGACTGATTTTCACGGCTTCTGTTGTTGGTATTGATGAGAGCTTAACCTCGTTTGCAATATCGTTCTTACTTGCGGAAGTTATCAGTGTCGTTGCGGAGTTTACCGTTAAGGAGGGTTCAATTATGGGTAAAATATTATTGAGCAATACTATCTCAGCTGTCAAAAACAGTCTGGATGTAAGCCGCAGTTTCAGGCTTAGCCTGCTGATGAGCTTGTGAGACCCAAGCGAAAACAACACGATCTGATTGCGCCGCCCTCGGGCGGTTTTTTATTGCCATCACCATGCCTATTTATGAGTGAACAGCGTAATGGCCTATACTCCTCCATATCAACAGGAGGAACCATGTCACACAATCTAGGTGATTTATCACGTGAAGGACGCGACAAGGTTAACGTCGATATAGCAGCATCAGGCGTGGCGTATAAAGAGCGGATGAACATGCCGGTCATTGCTGAGCAGGTAGAACGCGAACAGCCTGAACATCTACGTGAGTATTTCCGTGAGCGTG
This window of the Brenneria goodwinii genome carries:
- a CDS encoding DNA polymerase III subunit theta encodes the protein MSHNLGDLSREGRDKVNVDIAASGVAYKERMNMPVIAEQVEREQPEHLREYFRERVAHYREVSKQFPRGTDSVYQQMAEVNGKK
- a CDS encoding recombination protein NinG is translated as MAKLPRRKCKSCGQWFHPSRGGQIVCSYECAAAYGKVQTEKARQRAQQQEKRKRQEEARADRQQTRARKLALKTRNDWKREAQAAFNRYVRLRDAGQPCISCGALPAPKFGGTMDCGHYHTRGARPWLAFNLHNTAAQCVRCNRDKAGAQKAFEQGLIDRIGPDKVEALNCNNTPRKFDIEYFKRIKSIFTRKVRSLERRRACHQEAA
- a CDS encoding lysozyme gives rise to the protein MNKRKIAAGVVCSVAIAISTVLSWGNVRTDRDGLELIGNAEQCRRDPYICPTGIATDGLGNTHNVYAGKTDEQIARDWERNILEAESCVNRYANGKKLPDGAFSAAVSIAFNAGCPTMQKSTMFQLFRAGNIPAACEQFPRWVYGGGKKLPGLVIRRDKERALCLS
- a CDS encoding lysis system i-spanin subunit Rz — protein: MSILPSWKITALALVSGIAIGGAFCWWITSTSYDADIAVLKSQQAEQLKVISDQATADSEAARQREHGFQQQIATLDAERTKERENAKREADRLRADIVSGQRRVQFASAALATCEQSAGAVRSASGLGNAAAVQLSATAGRNILDIRTGINDDQAKLLYLHEYIRALQAQGAVAK
- a CDS encoding type II toxin-antitoxin system HicA family toxin, whose product is MQSAELIKRLEADGWVKQRQTGSHVTLSKPGVRKIITIPHPRKDSSKGVIRQAQEISGLKLL
- a CDS encoding XF1762 family protein, coding for MNIIPITFRDACQFVAELHRHNKPPRGHKFSIGLQDDTGSLVGVVMAGRPIARHLDDGLTLEVNRTCTDGTQNANSMLYGAVRRAAWGMGYRRIITYTQADESGVSLRAAGFVLIKTLPPRGSWAESSVKMREKRDLVGSGGVERRLWEVRRACLSYQAGK
- a CDS encoding HP1 family phage holin, which produces MRRMSTIYSRLSYGTGAGLTGAGVSEKTYSAATSPSGSWLIVETISGLTLSDWAIIVGIICTAGTFAVNWYYRRKEFQLKSGDV
- a CDS encoding type II toxin-antitoxin system HicB family antitoxin, giving the protein MIYPLFIFKTDSGAYDGYFPDVDGCFFAGDTLEGAIRDAETAFGQHMEVLTEQGGHVPAPLDPADYIGDERLTADNGFMALVEIDPTKYETKAVKFNLTMPGNLITAIDRYIEQNGHYKNRSAFLSELARKEIARG